From one Lotus japonicus ecotype B-129 chromosome 3, LjGifu_v1.2 genomic stretch:
- the LOC130746209 gene encoding F-box/kelch-repeat protein At5g60570 isoform X2 yields the protein MDRREGVNDGFSRPEPNDSLLPGLIDDVALNCLAWVSGSDYASLSCVNKRYSQLINSGYLYGLRKQVGAVEHLVYMVCDPRGWVAFDPKINKWMALPKIPCDECFNHADKESLAVGCELLVFGRELMEFAIWKYSLVCRGWVKCQEMNQPRCLFGSSSLGSIAVVAGGSDKYGNVLKSAELYDSSSGTWELLPNMHTPRRLCSGFFMDGKFYVIGGMSSTTVSLTCGEEYDPKTRIWRKIEGMYPYVNVGAQAPPLVAVVDNQLYAVEHVTNMVKKYDKEKNTWNELGRLPVRADSSNGWGLAFKACGERLLVVGGQRGPEGEAIVLNSWCPKSGVRNGTIDWQVLGVKEHVGVFVYNCAVMGC from the coding sequence ATGGATAGGAGGGAAGGAGTGAATGATGGTTTTTCTAGACCTGAACCAAATGATTCGCTTCTCCCTGGCCTAATTGATGATGTTGCTCTGAATTGTCTTGCTTGGGTTAGCGGATCCGATTATGCTTCCTTGTCTTGTGTGAATAAAAGGTACAGTCAGCTGATTAATAGTGGCTATCTATATGGGTTGAGGAAGCAGGTGGGAGCTGTGGAGCATTTGGTTTATATGGTTTGTGATCCGAGAGGATGGGTTGCATTTGACCCCAAGATAAATAAATGGATGGCGTTACCCAAGATACCTTGTGATGAGTGTTTTAACCATGCAGACAAGGAGTCCTTGGCTGTGGGTTGTGAACTCTTGGTTTTCGGTCGGGAACTGATGGAGTTTGCGATCTGGAAATATAGCTTGGTTTGTCGTGGCTGGGTGAAGTGTCAGGAGATGAACCAGCCTCGCTGCTTGTTTGGATCTAGTAGCCTTGGTTCAATTGCTGTTGTAGCTGGGGGGAGTGATAAGTACGGAAATGTTCTAAAATCAGCTGAGTTGTATGACTCTTCATCCGGCACATGGGAACTGCTACCAAACATGCACACACCGCGTAGATTGTGCTCTGGTTTTTTTATGGATGGCAAATTCTACGTGATTGGTGGAATGTCTAGCACAACTGTTTCATTAACTTGTGGGGAAGAATATGACCCCAAGACGAGAATTTGGCGGAAGATAGAGGGTATGTATCCATATGTTAATGTGGGTGCTCAGGCACCTCCGCTCGTGGCAGTTGTGGATAATCAGTTATATGCAGTTGAGCATGTGACTAACATGGTGAAGAAATATGACAAGGAAAAGAACACATGGAATGAATTAGGAAGGCTTCCAGTCCGGGCTGATTCTTCTAATGGCTGGGGCCTGGCTTTCAAGGCGTGTGGCGAGCGACTTTTGGTTGTAGGTGGACAGAGAGGTCCGGAAGGTGAAGCTATTGTGTTAAATTCATGGTGTCCTAAGTCAGGGGTCAGGAATGGCACCATAGATTGGCAGGTACTTGGGGTGAAGGAGCATGTCGGGGTGTTTGTTTATAATTGCGCTGTTATGGGTTGTTGA
- the LOC130746209 gene encoding F-box/kelch-repeat protein At5g60570 isoform X1 gives MLKKLRLDYCSLQEDEKKVINFLRMDRREGVNDGFSRPEPNDSLLPGLIDDVALNCLAWVSGSDYASLSCVNKRYSQLINSGYLYGLRKQVGAVEHLVYMVCDPRGWVAFDPKINKWMALPKIPCDECFNHADKESLAVGCELLVFGRELMEFAIWKYSLVCRGWVKCQEMNQPRCLFGSSSLGSIAVVAGGSDKYGNVLKSAELYDSSSGTWELLPNMHTPRRLCSGFFMDGKFYVIGGMSSTTVSLTCGEEYDPKTRIWRKIEGMYPYVNVGAQAPPLVAVVDNQLYAVEHVTNMVKKYDKEKNTWNELGRLPVRADSSNGWGLAFKACGERLLVVGGQRGPEGEAIVLNSWCPKSGVRNGTIDWQVLGVKEHVGVFVYNCAVMGC, from the coding sequence ATGTTGAAGAAATTACGGTTGGATTATTGTTCTTTGcaggaagatgaaaagaaagtgATTAACTTTCTGAGAATGGATAGGAGGGAAGGAGTGAATGATGGTTTTTCTAGACCTGAACCAAATGATTCGCTTCTCCCTGGCCTAATTGATGATGTTGCTCTGAATTGTCTTGCTTGGGTTAGCGGATCCGATTATGCTTCCTTGTCTTGTGTGAATAAAAGGTACAGTCAGCTGATTAATAGTGGCTATCTATATGGGTTGAGGAAGCAGGTGGGAGCTGTGGAGCATTTGGTTTATATGGTTTGTGATCCGAGAGGATGGGTTGCATTTGACCCCAAGATAAATAAATGGATGGCGTTACCCAAGATACCTTGTGATGAGTGTTTTAACCATGCAGACAAGGAGTCCTTGGCTGTGGGTTGTGAACTCTTGGTTTTCGGTCGGGAACTGATGGAGTTTGCGATCTGGAAATATAGCTTGGTTTGTCGTGGCTGGGTGAAGTGTCAGGAGATGAACCAGCCTCGCTGCTTGTTTGGATCTAGTAGCCTTGGTTCAATTGCTGTTGTAGCTGGGGGGAGTGATAAGTACGGAAATGTTCTAAAATCAGCTGAGTTGTATGACTCTTCATCCGGCACATGGGAACTGCTACCAAACATGCACACACCGCGTAGATTGTGCTCTGGTTTTTTTATGGATGGCAAATTCTACGTGATTGGTGGAATGTCTAGCACAACTGTTTCATTAACTTGTGGGGAAGAATATGACCCCAAGACGAGAATTTGGCGGAAGATAGAGGGTATGTATCCATATGTTAATGTGGGTGCTCAGGCACCTCCGCTCGTGGCAGTTGTGGATAATCAGTTATATGCAGTTGAGCATGTGACTAACATGGTGAAGAAATATGACAAGGAAAAGAACACATGGAATGAATTAGGAAGGCTTCCAGTCCGGGCTGATTCTTCTAATGGCTGGGGCCTGGCTTTCAAGGCGTGTGGCGAGCGACTTTTGGTTGTAGGTGGACAGAGAGGTCCGGAAGGTGAAGCTATTGTGTTAAATTCATGGTGTCCTAAGTCAGGGGTCAGGAATGGCACCATAGATTGGCAGGTACTTGGGGTGAAGGAGCATGTCGGGGTGTTTGTTTATAATTGCGCTGTTATGGGTTGTTGA